One Erpetoichthys calabaricus chromosome 9, fErpCal1.3, whole genome shotgun sequence genomic region harbors:
- the LOC114657093 gene encoding putative zinc finger protein 286B produces MEHRAASAPGTSACRSAHSSALDAFLILQEEIDTYEADMAPRGGRLKVFFSLVIGALRAAVQQFAELADRRFAELRLEMSAKEEEIARLRLQLERSYTASAATPGFGRLGAARGVDEALTCSDMLGLPEANGPARVTAAQAEVSLYKSTWSEKKSKEDGGAQVKLEKWQQDVVIKTEPADLWATNALADSAPECGTHIQLVSDQRPRLQSAEVWCLLVQAKQLEDERAPNGINHESDVPPVLQQPAEGARDAQTFEASLFQTLSENQCQHLPEEPLLWATQGGGDMSSRCPPVDVDTNPRHTQAPTTAPGRRLTWRQKQLRDQRSRAWQKCRTGRRFRCRGAQQAHEASHAGEKPHCCSECGKTFKRKSNLLQHQEIHTGEKPHRCGECGRTFTRKSNLQIHLMSHSGHKPYCCMLCGNSFTRKRGLQNHQKVHSVT; encoded by the exons ATGGAGCATCGCGCCGCCTCAGCTCCCGGCACCTCGGCGTGCCGCTCGGCTCACTCGTCCGCCCTGGACGCGTTTCTTATACTCCAGGAGGAGATCGACACGTACGAGGCGGACATGGCGCCCAGGGGCGGGCGACTTAAAGTCTTCTTTTCTCTGGTGATCGGGGCGCTCCGCGCGGCGGTGCAGCAGTTCGCTGAGCTCGCGGATCGGCGTTTCGCGGAGCTGCGGCTCGAAATGTCCGCCAAAGAGGAAGAGATCGCGCGGCTGAGACTGCAGCTGGAGCGGAGTTACACGGCGTCTGCGGCCACGCCGGGCTTCGGCAGACTCGGAGCCGCGCGAG GTGTGGACGAGGCTTTGACCTGCAGTGACATGCTGGGCCTTCCAGAGGCGAATGGGCCTGCCCGGGTGACTGCTGCCCAGGCCGAGGTCTCCTTGTACAAGAGTACTTGGAGTGAGAAGAAGAGCAAGGAGGATGGTGGTGCCCAGGTGAAGCTCGAGAAATGGCAGCAGGATGTTGTCATTAAAACTGAACCAGCGGACTTGTGGGCGACCAATGCCCTGGCAGACTCTGCACCTGAGTGTGGCACACACATCCAGCTCGTCTCTGATCAAAGGCCCAGACTGCAATCGGCAGAAGTTTGGTGTCTGCTGGTGCAGGCCAAGCAGTTGGAGGACGAGCGGGCACCAAACGGCATTAACCACGAATCAGATGTGCCACCAGTGCTCCAGCAGCCTGCGGAGG GTGCCAGAGACGCACAGACGTTTGAGGCTTCCCTCTTCCAGACGCTCTCTGAAAACCAGTGCCAGCATCTGCCTGAGGAGCCATTGCTCTGGGCCACGCAAGGTGGCGGTGACATGTCTTCGCGGTGCCCACCCGTGGATGTGGACACAAATCCGCGGCACACCCAGGCCCCAACTACTGCCCCGGGAAGGAGACTGACGTGGAGGCAGAAGCAGCTGCGCGACCAGAGGAGCCGTGCCTGGCAGAAATGCAGGACTGGCAGGAGGTTTCGCTGTAGGGGCGCCCAGCAGGCACACGAGGCCAGTCACGCAGGGGAAAAGCCGCACTGCTGCAGTGAGTGTGGCAAGACTTTCAAACGCAAAAGCAACCTGCTGCAGCACCAGGagatccacactggagaaaagccgcACCGCTGTGGTGAGTGTGGCAGGACGTTCACACGGAAGAGCAACCTGCAGATCCACCTGATGAGCCACAGCGGGCACAAGCCGTACTGCTGCATGCTGTGTGGGAATAGCTTCACGCGTAAAAGAGGCCTGCAGAACCACCAGAAAGTGCACAGCGTGACTTGA